A DNA window from Turicibacter sp. TJ11 contains the following coding sequences:
- a CDS encoding IS630 family transposase (programmed frameshift), which produces MNQTELKSIETAMRETSSKQLYTRYQVIYLHLQGYKNVEIARIVPFTAQTIGTHVRNYKKYGLEGLNPRPKSGCPKKLSPEQEAELIHTLIHKTPADVGIEPYMTWDCKLLCIWVKQTFGISFSKGGMRDMLLRLGFSYTRPTYSLARASHEKQEGFKQEFEQLKNLIRGEIDHLLFQDESSIRDYQSLVNNWFPKGKQRIIPTYGNNKSVKLIGILDYETGHVYVQEEERYTADIFLEFLKKVLKQYPTGKIVMILDNARIHHAKLIQPFLNEHKNRLRLIFLPPYSPELNLIEGLWKWLKQSVIHNVFYRNINEIRKAVQGFIQHINERPSEVIQRLCEKM; this is translated from the exons ATGAATCAGACAGAATTAAAATCAATTGAAACAGCGATGCGTGAAACATCATCGAAACAACTTTATACTCGTTATCAAGTCATCTATTTACACTTACAAGGATATAAAAATGTAGAAATCGCTAGGATAGTTCCCTTTACTGCTCAGACCATCGGAACACATGTTAGAAATTATAAAAAATATGGACTTGAGGGATTAAACCCACGCCCAAAATCAGGCTGCCCGAAGAAACTTTCACCTGAGCAAGAAGCTGAGTTAATCCATACCCTCATCCATAAAACGCCCGCTGATGTTGGGATTGAACCGTACATGACTTGGGATTGTAAGCTATTATGCATCTGGGTGAAGCAAACCTTTGGAATTTCATTCTCTAAAGGTGGAATGCGTGACATGTTGTTACGCTTAGGTTTTAGCTACACACGCCCGACTTACTCCTTAGCGAGAGCCAGTCATGAAAAACAAGAGGGATTTAAACAGGAATTTGAACAATTAAAAAAT TTGATTCGTGGGGAGATTGATCATTTATTGTTTCAAGATGAAAGTTCTATCAGAGATTATCAATCATTAGTCAACAATTGGTTTCCTAAAGGAAAACAACGGATTATTCCTACTTACGGAAATAATAAAAGTGTCAAATTAATAGGAATCCTTGACTATGAGACAGGTCATGTTTATGTCCAGGAGGAAGAACGTTATACAGCAGATATTTTTTTAGAATTCCTCAAAAAAGTACTCAAACAATATCCAACGGGAAAGATTGTCATGATTTTAGATAACGCAAGAATTCATCACGCTAAACTCATCCAACCTTTTTTAAACGAACACAAAAATAGATTAAGGTTAATCTTTTTACCACCATATAGTCCAGAATTAAACTTAATTGAAGGATTATGGAAATGGTTAAAACAATCTGTGATTCATAACGTCTTTTATAGAAATATAAATGAGATTAGAAAAGCTGTTCAAGGATTTATTCAACATATCAATGAGAGACCTTCGGAAGTGATCCAGAGACTATGCGAAAAAATGTGA
- a CDS encoding IS1380 family transposase, translated as MIHQDQLHFNKKIKFNFKGGDLTSDAGLLLIQEFMHHVKFPELLKQHFHLETDQAIRTHTNHELCLQQIFQTIAGYHCADDADELRVEPLLTTLLDKPSLASQPTLSRFTHRLTQETSKQFELINQKLLSQFYQVEAPNHFIFDVDSTHFQTYGHQYGNAFNAHYQAQGFHPLMVFDGMTGDCLKVELRAGNVYTSRNIVSFIGPLLSRYQKEFPSSYRLVRGDSGFAHKELYKLCETLNTNYVIRLKANATLYRLAKEVTDVFFEECSLQYSQQFYGEFDYQAKSWNHPRRVIVQVRRKAGELIPDYLFLVTNMETRPEMVVSLYAKRGTMENYIKECKNGFRMDKVSHKYWMTNVNRIQLVVLAYNLINGFRRLTLPHEFSKMQIETLRTKLIKIAAKRVKQSRRIVFKLCSHYPYKEIFHHCLKTIQLIQLE; from the coding sequence ATGATACATCAAGACCAACTTCATTTCAATAAAAAGATTAAATTTAATTTTAAAGGTGGAGATTTAACGTCGGATGCAGGACTTTTATTAATCCAAGAATTTATGCATCACGTGAAGTTTCCAGAACTATTGAAACAACATTTTCATTTAGAAACTGATCAAGCGATTCGAACTCATACGAATCATGAGCTTTGTCTTCAACAAATCTTTCAAACGATTGCCGGTTACCACTGCGCTGATGATGCGGATGAATTGCGAGTTGAACCTTTATTGACAACTTTGCTTGATAAGCCCTCGTTAGCTTCTCAACCAACTTTATCTCGTTTTACTCATCGATTGACGCAGGAAACAAGTAAGCAATTTGAACTCATCAATCAAAAACTCCTTTCGCAATTTTATCAAGTCGAAGCTCCTAATCATTTTATTTTTGATGTGGATTCCACTCATTTTCAGACCTATGGTCATCAATATGGGAATGCCTTTAATGCTCATTATCAAGCCCAAGGGTTTCATCCCCTCATGGTTTTTGATGGAATGACTGGAGACTGTTTAAAAGTTGAGCTTCGTGCGGGGAATGTCTATACTTCAAGGAATATCGTTTCTTTTATTGGTCCCTTATTATCACGCTATCAAAAGGAGTTTCCATCGAGCTATCGACTCGTTCGCGGAGATAGTGGATTTGCTCATAAAGAACTTTATAAGTTATGCGAAACGTTAAACACAAACTATGTGATCCGTTTAAAGGCAAATGCCACTCTCTATCGTTTAGCTAAAGAAGTAACGGATGTTTTTTTCGAAGAGTGTTCGCTTCAATATTCTCAACAATTCTATGGGGAGTTTGACTATCAGGCAAAGAGTTGGAATCACCCAAGACGTGTCATTGTTCAAGTGAGACGAAAAGCAGGTGAACTCATTCCCGATTATTTATTTTTAGTGACGAACATGGAAACAAGACCAGAGATGGTTGTTAGCCTATACGCTAAACGTGGGACGATGGAAAACTATATCAAAGAGTGTAAAAATGGATTTAGAATGGATAAAGTGAGTCATAAATACTGGATGACTAATGTCAACCGAATTCAACTCGTGGTGTTAGCCTACAATCTCATCAACGGATTCAGACGATTAACGTTACCTCATGAGTTTTCTAAGATGCAGATTGAAACCTTACGCACTAAACTCATTAAAATCGCTGCAAAACGAGTGAAACAATCACGAAGAATCGTGTTCAAACTCTGTAGTCACTATCCCTACAAAGAAATTTTTCATCACTGTTTAAAAACGATCCAGTTGATTCAGTTAGAGTAA
- a CDS encoding restriction endonuclease: MKTKRMNVQWIKSVTILIMIVTIYKIMSNLDVYGIACSLLVVALILSISYARNQARKDIEMMKSSKTRSLQFEYIPRKTRRFNVLKLEELRAMDPFAFERYVAKILQLHGFSGAYATQEGGDGGKDVIFTIDGKLYYSECKRFGANNSVGRPIVQKLVGSALADNAIPYAIFTTGRFTKEAIEEAKKTGVKCIGPVQLLDMIERAEKAEREKQVESTELNTSVSSN, encoded by the coding sequence ATGAAGACTAAAAGAATGAATGTTCAGTGGATTAAATCAGTCACTATCTTGATAATGATCGTTACCATATATAAAATCATGAGCAATCTGGACGTGTATGGAATAGCTTGTTCTTTATTAGTCGTAGCGTTGATTTTATCGATTTCTTATGCGAGAAATCAAGCTCGAAAAGACATCGAAATGATGAAAAGCTCTAAGACTCGATCTTTACAGTTTGAATACATTCCACGAAAAACGAGAAGATTTAATGTTTTAAAATTGGAAGAATTAAGGGCAATGGATCCTTTCGCCTTTGAACGTTATGTAGCTAAAATTTTACAACTTCACGGCTTTTCTGGTGCTTATGCTACTCAAGAAGGTGGGGATGGGGGAAAAGATGTAATTTTCACGATTGACGGGAAGCTGTATTATTCTGAGTGTAAACGATTTGGAGCAAATAATTCGGTAGGAAGACCTATCGTACAAAAACTCGTCGGCTCCGCTTTGGCAGATAACGCTATTCCTTATGCAATATTTACGACGGGTCGCTTCACAAAAGAAGCTATTGAAGAGGCTAAGAAAACAGGAGTTAAATGTATCGGTCCTGTCCAACTTTTAGATATGATTGAGCGAGCAGAAAAGGCAGAAAGAGAGAAACAAGTAGAATCGACAGAATTAAATACAAGTGTTTCATCAAATTAA
- a CDS encoding peptide ABC transporter substrate-binding protein, giving the protein MKRWLLSCLLVMSLFLGMVVNQVKAEEETIKKHDYIGFYGMDPETFDYLYTYKMIDSQHFANFIDGLIEHDSYGNLVGAMATDWEEREQSTIWRFHLRQGVKWYTDEGEEYAEVTAHDFVAGLQHAADFQSQTLYLVQSVIKNLDEYINGEVSFDEVGVKAIDDYTLEYELNQSTPYFPTMTTYSILLPVNQAFLESKGVGCRLGEPDYSTCQFGVAKSDSILYNGAYLLKNFTSKSIIEYEANPYYWDQESVYIPRVKLIYSKQADPTTLFLAFDRGEIISAPLDVNNPPLIKIAKQKYGDSIFVTDTNGSLSFATFIFNRKLYHSPINEDQDVSPKNNQQRKDTKAAILNPEFRRAIMRAIDTESINMQVVGEELKSISLRNTLTQPTFVQTSEGNSYANLVSSALQQLNPTLYSKDLNLEDGHMAFFNPELAREQLKMAKDTLSAQGVQFPIYLDVIVNGESESSFRSAQALKGSIEQHLEGEVLVNLIVSSRENMMASKTADLMNTDLVFSVGWSPDYGDPKSYLDILDPDQGDLLKSFGLNRGVVQSEEEKQLKQEIGLYTYQELKEQANLEVSNMDKRYQLYANAEAYALDQAYFIPLYASGGSYAISRIIPYTKSYSPYGLSPMKFKRMQLSDKIVTMKQRDQQYEKWLFVREQQLKLKSKGHTVEN; this is encoded by the coding sequence ATGAAACGTTGGTTATTGAGTTGTCTATTAGTAATGAGTCTTTTTTTAGGAATGGTTGTCAATCAAGTGAAGGCTGAAGAGGAGACGATTAAAAAACATGATTACATCGGTTTTTATGGAATGGATCCTGAAACATTTGATTATCTTTATACGTATAAAATGATTGACTCGCAACATTTTGCTAACTTTATTGACGGATTAATTGAACATGATAGTTATGGAAATCTCGTCGGTGCGATGGCAACTGATTGGGAAGAGCGAGAGCAGTCAACGATTTGGCGCTTTCACCTTCGACAAGGTGTCAAGTGGTATACGGATGAAGGTGAAGAATACGCAGAAGTCACGGCCCATGATTTTGTAGCTGGTCTTCAACATGCCGCTGATTTTCAGTCACAAACGCTTTATTTGGTCCAATCGGTTATTAAAAACTTAGATGAGTACATTAATGGGGAGGTTTCATTTGATGAAGTCGGGGTTAAGGCAATTGATGACTATACATTAGAATATGAGTTAAATCAGTCCACTCCCTACTTTCCGACGATGACGACGTATTCGATTTTACTTCCTGTTAATCAAGCCTTTTTAGAATCTAAAGGTGTTGGGTGTCGGTTAGGAGAACCTGATTATTCAACGTGTCAATTTGGCGTGGCTAAGTCAGATTCAATCTTATATAATGGCGCTTATCTTTTAAAAAACTTCACGTCAAAATCAATAATTGAATACGAAGCTAATCCGTATTACTGGGATCAAGAGTCGGTCTATATTCCTCGTGTCAAACTCATTTATTCGAAACAAGCTGATCCTACGACGTTATTTTTAGCGTTTGATCGAGGAGAAATTATTTCTGCTCCTTTAGATGTGAATAATCCGCCCCTTATTAAAATCGCAAAACAAAAATATGGAGATTCCATCTTTGTAACGGATACAAACGGATCGCTTTCCTTCGCGACATTTATTTTTAATCGAAAGCTTTATCATTCTCCAATCAACGAGGATCAAGATGTTTCACCTAAAAACAATCAACAGAGAAAAGATACAAAAGCAGCGATTTTAAATCCTGAATTTCGTCGTGCGATTATGCGAGCGATTGATACCGAGTCAATTAATATGCAGGTGGTGGGTGAGGAGTTAAAATCTATTTCTTTACGAAATACATTGACGCAACCAACATTTGTTCAAACGAGTGAAGGGAATAGTTATGCAAATTTAGTGAGCTCGGCACTTCAACAGTTAAATCCAACCTTATATTCTAAGGACTTAAATCTTGAAGATGGTCATATGGCATTTTTTAATCCTGAACTGGCAAGAGAACAACTGAAAATGGCTAAAGATACATTGAGTGCACAAGGTGTTCAGTTTCCCATTTATTTAGATGTCATTGTCAATGGAGAAAGTGAAAGTAGCTTTCGAAGTGCACAAGCTTTAAAGGGAAGTATTGAGCAACATTTAGAAGGGGAAGTCTTAGTTAATTTGATTGTGAGTTCTCGTGAAAATATGATGGCTTCAAAAACGGCTGACTTAATGAATACAGATCTTGTTTTTTCAGTTGGATGGTCTCCTGATTATGGTGATCCTAAAAGTTACTTAGATATTTTAGATCCTGATCAAGGCGATTTACTCAAAAGCTTCGGATTAAATCGAGGAGTTGTTCAAAGTGAGGAAGAAAAACAGTTAAAACAAGAAATTGGACTGTATACTTATCAAGAACTAAAAGAGCAGGCTAACCTAGAAGTAAGCAATATGGATAAGCGCTATCAACTTTATGCTAATGCCGAGGCTTATGCGCTAGACCAAGCGTATTTTATTCCGCTTTATGCATCAGGTGGAAGTTATGCCATCTCAAGAATTATTCCGTATACAAAGTCTTATAGTCCCTATGGGTTATCACCGATGAAATTTAAGCGAATGCAGTTAAGTGATAAGATTGTGACGATGAAGCAGCGGGATCAACAATATGAAAAATGGCTCTTTGTTCGAGAACAACAGTTAAAGTTAAAATCAAAAGGTCACACTGTTGAAAATTAA